A stretch of Arachis hypogaea cultivar Tifrunner chromosome 15, arahy.Tifrunner.gnm2.J5K5, whole genome shotgun sequence DNA encodes these proteins:
- the LOC112750220 gene encoding uncharacterized protein — MTNPNLSPPFISRHCPSPHFAASYFLAIIHPLIASHLLAAARNAIVAAFIELLSSSRSDFDLNICCCRLIHRHRSSPCRCSSPRDTYQHRTAAFSNIVTAISELLRFGAAFCVTSAITSSLSLSRTSLSTASRLSSSSSAWPSQSTTPWSSFASATLMCYSSFIKICQ; from the exons ATGACAAACCCTAATCTTTCTCCGCCGTTTATCTCACGCCATTGTCCTTCACCTCACTTCGCTGCCAGTTATTTCCTCGCTATCATTCATCCCCTCATCGCTTCTCATCTCCTCGCCGCTGCAAGAAACGCTATTGTTGCTGCCTTCATTGAGCTTCTATCTAGTTCTCGATCTGACTTCGATTTGAATATTTGTTGCTGCCGCTTAATTCACCGCCATCGTTCATCTCCCTGCCGCTGCTCATCCCCTCGCGACACCTATCAACATCGTACCGCAGCCTTCA GCAACATTGTTACTGCCATTAGCGAGCTTCTGCGATTTGGTGCTGCCTTCTGTGTAACTTCCGCGATTACGTCCTCGCTCTCACTGTCAAGAACTTCCTTGAGCACCGCCTCCAGACTCTCGTCTTCAAGTTCGGCGTGGCCAAGTCAATCCACCACGCCATGGTCCTCATTCGCCAGTGCCACATtg ATGTGCTACTCCAGCTTCATCAAGATTtgccaataa